A window of Calonectris borealis chromosome 3, bCalBor7.hap1.2, whole genome shotgun sequence contains these coding sequences:
- the HINT3 gene encoding adenosine 5'-monophosphoramidase HINT3 isoform X1, with protein MEVGAKHWSGRERRGILRWWHNSQKPESRHRGVLTAEGQLRTQIVLASLSYEDLVCFRDIRPDAPHHYLVVPVEHMQNCKTLKTEHIPIVKRMMEVGKAVLQRNNFSDLNDVRMGFHWPPFCSISHLHLHVLAPASQLGFLSRLLYRINSYWFITSETNVCFTKTLFVLVYVSRGKQ; from the exons ATGGAGGTAGGAGCGAAACACTGGTCAGGAAGGGAACGTCGTGGAATCCTGAGATGGTGGCACAACAGCCAGAAACCTGAAAGCAGACACCGAGGAGTCCTGACTGCAGAAGGTCAACTGAGGACACAAATCGTGCTTGCAAGTCTTTCT TATGAAGACCTTGTTTGCTTTAGAGATATCAGACCTGATGCCCCCCACCACTATCTGGTGGTGCCAGTAGAGCATATGCAAAACTGCAAAACACTGAAGACAGAACACATACCTATAG TAAAGAGAATGATGGAAGTTGGAAAAGCTGTCCTCCAGAGAAATAATTTTAGTGACTTGAATGATGTAAG aatGGGTTTTCACTGGCCTCCGTTCTGCTCAATATCCCACTTGCATCTTCACGTCTTGGCCCCAGCCAGTCAGCTAGGATTCTTATCCAGACTCCTTTACAGAATCAATTCCTACTGGTTTATCACG AGTGAAACAAATGTCTGCTTTACAAAAACATTGTTTGTACTGGTTTATGTCAGTAGAGGTAAGCAATGA
- the HINT3 gene encoding adenosine 5'-monophosphoramidase HINT3 isoform X2 translates to MAGEEGAAAAAERREAGSGGGYDGKCVFCRIARREEPGTALLPCEYEDLVCFRDIRPDAPHHYLVVPVEHMQNCKTLKTEHIPIVKRMMEVGKAVLQRNNFSDLNDVRMGFHWPPFCSISHLHLHVLAPASQLGFLSRLLYRINSYWFITSETNVCFTKTLFVLVYVSRGKQ, encoded by the exons ATGGCGGGGGAAGAGGGGGCCGCGGCCGCAGCCGAGCGGAGAGaagccgggagcggcggcggctaCGACGGCAAGTGCGTGTTCTGCAGAATCGCCCGCCGGGAGGAGCCGGGCACGGCGCTGCTCCCCTGCGAG TATGAAGACCTTGTTTGCTTTAGAGATATCAGACCTGATGCCCCCCACCACTATCTGGTGGTGCCAGTAGAGCATATGCAAAACTGCAAAACACTGAAGACAGAACACATACCTATAG TAAAGAGAATGATGGAAGTTGGAAAAGCTGTCCTCCAGAGAAATAATTTTAGTGACTTGAATGATGTAAG aatGGGTTTTCACTGGCCTCCGTTCTGCTCAATATCCCACTTGCATCTTCACGTCTTGGCCCCAGCCAGTCAGCTAGGATTCTTATCCAGACTCCTTTACAGAATCAATTCCTACTGGTTTATCACG AGTGAAACAAATGTCTGCTTTACAAAAACATTGTTTGTACTGGTTTATGTCAGTAGAGGTAAGCAATGA
- the HINT3 gene encoding adenosine 5'-monophosphoramidase HINT3 isoform X3, with amino-acid sequence MEVGAKHWSGRERRGILRWWHNSQKPESRHRGVLTAEGQLRTQIVLASLSYEDLVCFRDIRPDAPHHYLVVPVEHMQNCKTLKTEHIPIVKRMMEVGKAVLQRNNFSDLNDVRMGFHWPPFCSISHLHLHVLAPASQLGFLSRLLYRINSYWFITAEQLIERLQTENAAS; translated from the exons ATGGAGGTAGGAGCGAAACACTGGTCAGGAAGGGAACGTCGTGGAATCCTGAGATGGTGGCACAACAGCCAGAAACCTGAAAGCAGACACCGAGGAGTCCTGACTGCAGAAGGTCAACTGAGGACACAAATCGTGCTTGCAAGTCTTTCT TATGAAGACCTTGTTTGCTTTAGAGATATCAGACCTGATGCCCCCCACCACTATCTGGTGGTGCCAGTAGAGCATATGCAAAACTGCAAAACACTGAAGACAGAACACATACCTATAG TAAAGAGAATGATGGAAGTTGGAAAAGCTGTCCTCCAGAGAAATAATTTTAGTGACTTGAATGATGTAAG aatGGGTTTTCACTGGCCTCCGTTCTGCTCAATATCCCACTTGCATCTTCACGTCTTGGCCCCAGCCAGTCAGCTAGGATTCTTATCCAGACTCCTTTACAGAATCAATTCCTACTGGTTTATCACG GCTGAACAACTGATCGAGCGACTGCAAACTGAAAATGCTGCCAGCTGA
- the HINT3 gene encoding adenosine 5'-monophosphoramidase HINT3 isoform X4 has translation MAGEEGAAAAAERREAGSGGGYDGKCVFCRIARREEPGTALLPCEYEDLVCFRDIRPDAPHHYLVVPVEHMQNCKTLKTEHIPIVKRMMEVGKAVLQRNNFSDLNDVRMGFHWPPFCSISHLHLHVLAPASQLGFLSRLLYRINSYWFITAEQLIERLQTENAAS, from the exons ATGGCGGGGGAAGAGGGGGCCGCGGCCGCAGCCGAGCGGAGAGaagccgggagcggcggcggctaCGACGGCAAGTGCGTGTTCTGCAGAATCGCCCGCCGGGAGGAGCCGGGCACGGCGCTGCTCCCCTGCGAG TATGAAGACCTTGTTTGCTTTAGAGATATCAGACCTGATGCCCCCCACCACTATCTGGTGGTGCCAGTAGAGCATATGCAAAACTGCAAAACACTGAAGACAGAACACATACCTATAG TAAAGAGAATGATGGAAGTTGGAAAAGCTGTCCTCCAGAGAAATAATTTTAGTGACTTGAATGATGTAAG aatGGGTTTTCACTGGCCTCCGTTCTGCTCAATATCCCACTTGCATCTTCACGTCTTGGCCCCAGCCAGTCAGCTAGGATTCTTATCCAGACTCCTTTACAGAATCAATTCCTACTGGTTTATCACG GCTGAACAACTGATCGAGCGACTGCAAACTGAAAATGCTGCCAGCTGA